One genomic region from Gallaecimonas pentaromativorans encodes:
- a CDS encoding potassium channel family protein: MHRQFAVIGLGQFGQTIALELMRQGHEVLGLDSDQKVVNQLAPQLTQALVVDATDESALAELGLGHCDAVVVAIGEDIQSSILCTLHLKTLKVKQVWVKALNPAHHKIVAKLGADRIVHPEYEMGLRVAQSLNYPAVQDYIALGNESFIVEVEASEALDDKTVADLALNDNEVALVAHKRGTDLIKTPPDSLALAKGDILVLLGKLPALQALSKTL, translated from the coding sequence ATGCACCGTCAGTTTGCCGTTATCGGCTTGGGCCAATTTGGCCAGACCATCGCCCTTGAACTCATGCGCCAGGGCCACGAAGTACTGGGCCTGGACAGCGATCAAAAGGTCGTCAACCAGCTCGCACCGCAGCTTACCCAGGCATTGGTAGTCGATGCCACCGACGAAAGCGCCCTAGCCGAGCTGGGCCTTGGCCACTGCGACGCGGTAGTGGTAGCCATCGGCGAAGACATCCAATCCTCCATTCTTTGCACCCTGCATTTAAAAACCCTCAAGGTTAAGCAAGTGTGGGTAAAGGCCCTGAACCCGGCGCACCATAAAATTGTTGCCAAGCTGGGGGCCGACCGGATAGTCCACCCCGAGTATGAAATGGGCCTGCGGGTAGCCCAGAGCCTGAACTACCCGGCGGTGCAGGATTACATCGCCCTTGGCAACGAGAGCTTTATCGTCGAAGTGGAAGCCTCAGAAGCGTTGGACGATAAAACCGTGGCTGACTTGGCCTTGAACGACAACGAGGTGGCGCTGGTGGCCCATAAGCGCGGCACCGATCTCATAAAAACGCCGCCCGATTCGCTGGCCCTTGCCAAAGGCGACATCCTGGTGCTGCTGGGTAAACTGCCCGCCCTGCAAGCCTTGTCGAAAACCCTATGA